One segment of Streptomyces sp. NBC_00576 DNA contains the following:
- a CDS encoding ABC transporter substrate-binding protein produces the protein MTDSLLSRRALMRYGAYGAGAAALAGVAAGWDRLTAADIPGRDDGSLVVATLGSAFNPEAQRALRDGFREVHPDIRIRINPVQAYDWSDFFSKILTQIAAGTAPDLVYVATEGVQLFAQRLGVPLDRWAKRDAAELRTYFADVHPSLVESMMYEGSLHQLPVEFNAADMYLNSRVLERAGADLPDDDWTHDDFTTLLRAMKRSNGDRFTPYFWTNRLWGGVVPWLFANDTNLLTESKAPGGDWLWNSFYPEAQRRGRGGGYRWTTPLADSDRVAEVYDYLSSLIQEDLCTRPEGGDGRNLVGVFSTGRVGVTPAGGFWAGGLHEAGMKPADYDVRYFPRRRTRRHQFGAAGYAMLRTSKMRDEAWEFIKYTARKDVMTQLFAANQTTPARRSMVDEARYRETGPAHWQVFYDTLDKIPTTGPIPAPPQVNEVEQLLIKHTGTALASPGAVRPALRRLQGDLEKAMEREV, from the coding sequence ATGACCGACTCGCTCCTCTCCCGACGGGCCCTGATGCGCTACGGCGCGTACGGCGCCGGAGCCGCCGCTCTCGCCGGTGTCGCGGCCGGCTGGGACCGCCTCACCGCCGCCGACATCCCCGGCCGCGACGACGGCTCGCTCGTCGTCGCCACCCTGGGCTCCGCCTTCAACCCCGAGGCGCAGCGCGCCCTGCGCGACGGATTCCGCGAGGTCCACCCCGACATCAGGATCCGCATCAACCCCGTACAGGCCTACGACTGGTCGGACTTCTTCTCCAAGATCCTCACCCAGATCGCCGCGGGCACGGCACCCGACCTCGTGTACGTCGCCACCGAGGGCGTGCAGCTCTTCGCCCAGCGCCTCGGCGTACCGCTGGACAGGTGGGCGAAGCGGGACGCGGCCGAGCTGCGCACGTACTTCGCCGACGTCCATCCCTCGCTGGTCGAGTCGATGATGTACGAGGGGAGCCTCCACCAGCTGCCGGTCGAGTTCAACGCGGCCGACATGTATCTCAACAGCCGGGTCCTCGAACGCGCGGGTGCCGACCTCCCCGACGACGACTGGACCCACGACGACTTCACCACGCTGCTGCGGGCGATGAAACGCAGCAACGGCGACCGGTTCACCCCGTACTTCTGGACCAACCGGCTGTGGGGCGGAGTGGTCCCCTGGCTCTTCGCCAACGACACCAACCTCCTCACCGAGTCCAAGGCCCCCGGCGGCGACTGGCTCTGGAACTCCTTCTATCCCGAGGCACAGCGGCGCGGCCGGGGCGGCGGCTACCGGTGGACGACACCCCTGGCCGACTCCGACCGCGTCGCGGAGGTCTACGACTACCTCTCCTCCCTCATCCAGGAGGACCTGTGCACCCGGCCGGAGGGCGGCGACGGCCGCAACCTCGTCGGCGTCTTCTCCACCGGCCGCGTCGGTGTCACGCCCGCGGGCGGGTTCTGGGCGGGCGGCCTGCATGAGGCGGGCATGAAACCGGCCGACTACGACGTGCGGTACTTCCCGCGCCGGCGCACCCGGCGTCACCAGTTCGGCGCCGCCGGCTACGCGATGCTGCGCACGTCGAAGATGCGGGACGAGGCCTGGGAGTTCATCAAGTACACCGCCCGCAAGGACGTGATGACCCAGCTCTTCGCGGCCAACCAGACCACTCCGGCCCGCCGCTCCATGGTCGACGAGGCCCGCTACCGGGAGACAGGACCGGCCCACTGGCAGGTCTTCTACGACACCCTCGACAAGATCCCCACCACCGGCCCGATCCCGGCCCCTCCGCAGGTCAACGAGGTCGAGCAGCTGCTGATCAAGCACACCGGAACCGCCCTTGCGAGCCCCGGCGCGGTGCGTCCCGCGCTGCGCCGGCTGCAGGGGGACCTGGAGAAGGCCATGGAGCGTGAAGTGTGA
- a CDS encoding glycoside hydrolase family 32 protein — protein MKRSSLGPGETLSRRSLLTASAVGAAGVLLPDVVRPAVAVPREATAACAGSYRAAYHFTVPDQWMNDPQRPVWIDGEYHCYYLYNPDYSTGGTTAGTTWRLATSTDLVSFTDRGIAVPKDTTPNGDVWSGSAVVDTDDTAGFGAGAVIVIATMAPDEVTQAQYLYYSTDDGRTFTNHGTDPVLPNPGVRDFRDPKVIRDEEHGRWVMTLAENDKVGFYHSTDLKAWTYVGGFIKGGIGVLECPDLFRIRADDGTRKWVLGVSANGKGSGLPSTFAYWTGSFDGTTFTADASDPQWLDHGWDWYAAVTFDKRDASGVLDPDARYAIGWMNHWDYANTTPTIECDGFNGTDSIVREVRLKHASGTYYLASQPVAALDDHVSRTVDLGDIAVDGTRPLDYTGTAYELTCEITWDQLVGAGLQLRRSSDGGRHIDAGVYGDYAFVNRGYTVSPCTSGRWQESRTPFDLSAGTVRLRILVDRTSVEMFVGDGRYVHSTEAFPDPSDTALALFTIDGQAVFRNVVIREFTV, from the coding sequence ATGAAGAGGAGTTCGCTCGGCCCGGGGGAGACACTGTCCAGGCGGTCGCTGCTGACGGCCTCGGCCGTCGGCGCCGCCGGTGTTCTGCTGCCGGACGTCGTGAGACCGGCGGTGGCGGTGCCCCGCGAGGCGACGGCCGCGTGCGCGGGCAGCTACCGCGCCGCGTACCACTTCACGGTCCCCGACCAGTGGATGAACGACCCGCAGCGCCCGGTCTGGATCGACGGCGAGTACCACTGCTACTACCTCTACAACCCCGACTACTCGACGGGCGGCACGACGGCCGGTACCACCTGGCGCCTGGCCACCAGCACCGACCTCGTCTCCTTCACCGACCGGGGCATCGCCGTGCCGAAGGACACGACGCCCAACGGCGATGTCTGGTCCGGCTCGGCGGTGGTCGACACGGACGACACGGCGGGCTTCGGCGCGGGTGCGGTGATCGTCATCGCCACCATGGCGCCCGACGAGGTCACCCAGGCCCAGTACCTGTACTACTCGACGGACGACGGCCGCACCTTCACGAACCACGGCACCGACCCGGTCCTCCCCAACCCCGGCGTACGGGACTTCCGCGACCCCAAGGTGATCCGCGACGAGGAGCACGGGCGGTGGGTGATGACGCTTGCCGAGAACGACAAAGTCGGCTTCTACCACTCCACCGACCTCAAGGCGTGGACGTACGTCGGCGGCTTCATCAAGGGCGGCATCGGCGTCCTGGAGTGCCCCGACCTGTTCCGCATCAGGGCGGACGACGGGACCCGGAAGTGGGTGCTGGGCGTCAGCGCCAACGGCAAGGGCTCCGGGCTGCCGAGCACGTTCGCGTACTGGACGGGTTCCTTCGACGGTACGACCTTCACCGCCGACGCGTCCGATCCCCAGTGGCTGGACCACGGCTGGGACTGGTACGCGGCGGTCACCTTCGACAAACGTGACGCGAGCGGGGTCCTGGACCCTGACGCGCGGTATGCGATCGGCTGGATGAACCACTGGGACTACGCGAACACCACGCCCACCATCGAGTGCGACGGCTTCAACGGTACCGACTCGATCGTCCGCGAGGTACGACTGAAGCACGCGTCGGGTACGTATTACCTGGCGTCCCAGCCGGTGGCGGCCCTGGACGACCATGTGTCGCGCACGGTGGACCTCGGTGACATCGCGGTCGACGGCACCCGACCGCTCGACTACACGGGTACCGCGTACGAGCTGACCTGTGAGATCACCTGGGACCAACTGGTGGGCGCAGGCCTCCAGTTGAGGCGGTCGTCGGACGGTGGGCGGCACATCGACGCGGGAGTCTACGGCGACTACGCCTTCGTCAACCGCGGTTACACCGTGAGCCCCTGCACCTCCGGCCGCTGGCAGGAGAGCCGCACGCCGTTCGACCTGTCCGCCGGCACGGTCCGCCTGCGGATCCTCGTCGACCGTACATCCGTCGAGATGTTCGTCGGCGACGGCCGGTACGTGCACTCGACCGAGGCCTTCCCCGACCCGTCCGACACCGCACTGGCACTGTTCACGATCGACGGGCAGGCGGTGTTCCGGAACGTGGTGATCCGGGAGTTCACGGTCTGA
- a CDS encoding LysR family transcriptional regulator translates to MELRDIEIFLALAEELHFGRTAERLHVSQARVSQAIAKQERRLGVALFDRTSRRVALTPVGRRLREDLQQAVDLLREGLARAEAAGAGTTRQTLHLGVFGHAGHELRPLIEAFRSRHPGSDVQFGEINGCDPFGALRTGEHDAHVLWLPVAEPDLTVGPTVLTGGRVLAVAADHPLAERGTASLEDLGDNHVVDFGPDAPEYWVTTMVPTRTPLGRRIPRGPVARTFHEILSLVASGQCVHPLGEIAARYNRPPGIVFLPVHDAPTIHFALTWRSTADGPTLRALAQTAADLGPISL, encoded by the coding sequence ATGGAGCTGCGTGACATCGAGATCTTCCTGGCCCTGGCCGAGGAGCTGCACTTCGGCCGCACCGCGGAGCGGCTTCATGTGTCCCAGGCCCGCGTCAGTCAGGCCATCGCCAAGCAGGAACGGCGCCTCGGCGTCGCCCTGTTCGACCGCACCAGCCGGCGCGTCGCCCTGACCCCGGTCGGCCGGCGTCTGCGCGAGGACCTCCAGCAGGCCGTCGACCTCCTCCGGGAAGGGCTCGCCCGCGCCGAAGCGGCCGGCGCGGGGACGACGCGGCAGACCCTGCATCTGGGTGTGTTCGGCCATGCCGGCCACGAACTGCGCCCCCTCATCGAGGCCTTCCGCTCCCGCCACCCCGGCAGCGATGTCCAGTTCGGCGAGATCAACGGCTGCGACCCGTTCGGCGCGCTGCGCACCGGAGAGCACGACGCGCACGTGCTGTGGCTTCCGGTGGCCGAACCGGACCTCACCGTCGGCCCGACCGTGCTGACCGGAGGCCGCGTACTCGCCGTGGCGGCAGACCATCCGCTGGCCGAGCGCGGCACCGCGTCACTGGAAGACCTCGGCGACAACCATGTTGTCGACTTCGGCCCCGACGCCCCCGAGTACTGGGTCACGACCATGGTCCCCACGCGTACGCCGCTCGGCCGCCGTATCCCGCGCGGGCCCGTCGCGCGGACTTTCCACGAGATCCTCTCTCTGGTCGCCTCCGGACAGTGCGTCCACCCGCTGGGCGAGATCGCCGCCCGCTACAACCGTCCCCCCGGCATCGTCTTCCTCCCCGTTCACGACGCCCCCACCATCCACTTTGCCCTCACGTGGCGATCCACCGCCGACGGCCCCACCCTCCGCGCACTGGCCCAGACCGCCGCTGACCTCGGTCCCATCTCCCTGTGA
- a CDS encoding nuclear transport factor 2 family protein yields MGDMRAIADRVEIEALRAEITDAVMMRDFDRAVSLFTPEGTMRWPHIDKEFVGREEIRAGIEWGQSLWEFFVQNVHPGVIRLDGDTAAGRAYIQEFGRMRDGSSHLNYALYHDRYERTTDGWKFSERVYEVRYLDSTPLRGSAPERLG; encoded by the coding sequence ATGGGCGACATGCGGGCCATCGCCGATCGCGTCGAGATAGAGGCGCTGCGAGCCGAGATCACGGACGCGGTGATGATGCGTGACTTCGACCGCGCCGTCTCGCTGTTCACGCCCGAGGGCACCATGCGCTGGCCGCACATCGACAAGGAGTTCGTCGGCCGCGAGGAGATCCGCGCGGGGATCGAGTGGGGCCAGTCGCTCTGGGAGTTCTTCGTGCAGAACGTCCACCCGGGCGTGATCCGGCTGGACGGCGACACCGCGGCCGGCCGGGCGTACATCCAGGAGTTCGGACGGATGCGCGACGGCAGCTCGCACCTGAACTACGCCTTGTACCACGACCGTTACGAGCGAACCACCGACGGCTGGAAGTTCAGCGAACGCGTCTACGAGGTCCGGTACCTGGACTCCACCCCGCTCCGCGGCTCGGCGCCGGAGCGCCTCGGCTGA
- a CDS encoding NAD(P)/FAD-dependent oxidoreductase, with protein sequence MAENTEVVVIGGGYAGVMAANRLTQRDDVTVTLINCRPDFVERIRLHQLAGGTHEAVSDYRKVLGERVRLVVDTVTRIDATGRGVELASGDTAGYDYLIYAVGSGSADPGVPGAAEFAHPIATFEEAQRLRSVLDAAPATAPVLVVGAGPTGIETAAELAEAGRTVTLVCGGPLGPYLHPNGRRSVAERLAGLGVTVLQGPGTKVTEVTGDTVRLGDGRELPSEVTIWTAGFGVPDLAARSGLSTDALGRLLTDETLTSVDDERIVAAGDSAAPSDLPFRMSCQAAGPLGAHAADTVLSRIASERPAPIDLGFVGQCISLGRRAGFFQFAHKDDTARRLHLGGRTGAKVKELVCRLTVKQLVDEARKPGSHTWVKGEQGRRLLRAQRRETVATAEQSA encoded by the coding sequence ATGGCTGAGAACACCGAAGTCGTCGTGATCGGCGGCGGTTACGCCGGGGTCATGGCGGCCAACCGGCTGACGCAGCGCGACGACGTGACCGTGACGCTGATCAACTGCCGTCCGGACTTCGTCGAGCGGATCCGACTGCACCAGCTGGCGGGCGGGACGCACGAGGCCGTCAGCGACTACCGGAAGGTCCTGGGCGAGCGCGTCCGGCTGGTGGTCGACACCGTGACCCGGATCGACGCGACGGGGCGCGGGGTGGAACTGGCGAGCGGCGACACGGCCGGCTACGACTACCTGATCTACGCGGTGGGCAGCGGCAGCGCCGACCCGGGCGTGCCCGGAGCTGCCGAGTTCGCCCACCCGATCGCCACGTTCGAGGAGGCGCAGCGGCTGCGGTCGGTCCTCGACGCCGCTCCCGCCACGGCCCCTGTGCTGGTGGTCGGCGCCGGTCCGACCGGCATCGAGACCGCCGCCGAACTGGCGGAGGCGGGCCGCACCGTGACCCTGGTCTGCGGCGGGCCGCTCGGGCCCTACCTGCACCCGAACGGGCGCCGCTCGGTCGCCGAGCGGCTGGCCGGCCTCGGTGTGACCGTGCTGCAGGGCCCCGGCACGAAGGTCACGGAGGTGACCGGCGACACCGTGCGGCTCGGCGACGGCCGTGAGCTGCCGAGCGAGGTCACCATCTGGACCGCCGGGTTCGGCGTGCCGGACCTGGCCGCCCGGAGCGGGCTCAGCACCGACGCCCTGGGTCGCCTGCTCACCGACGAGACCCTGACGAGCGTCGACGACGAGCGGATCGTCGCGGCCGGGGACTCGGCGGCACCTTCGGACCTGCCGTTCCGGATGAGCTGCCAGGCCGCCGGCCCGCTGGGCGCACACGCCGCCGACACGGTGCTCAGCCGCATCGCGAGCGAGCGGCCCGCACCGATCGACCTGGGGTTCGTCGGCCAGTGCATCAGCCTGGGGCGCCGCGCGGGCTTCTTCCAGTTCGCCCACAAGGACGACACCGCCAGGCGGCTCCACCTCGGCGGCCGAACAGGCGCGAAGGTGAAGGAACTCGTGTGCAGGCTCACCGTCAAGCAGCTGGTGGACGAGGCACGCAAGCCCGGCTCGCACACCTGGGTCAAGGGCGAGCAGGGCCGCCGACTGCTGCGGGCGCAGCGCCGCGAGACGGTGGCCACCGCCGAACAGTCCGCCTGA
- a CDS encoding NAD(P)H-binding protein yields MILITGATGLVGRETVRLLVEAGAKVAAVTRDPHAEFPAGTQLVHPAKVPTVDGVEAILLSPRAAGSAAAELLARARETGAARVVVLSSVTVRYPAGHARFRQQFHAVEDIAKGSGLDWTILRCADFAANTLAWTGQIQATGTVRGAYQHARTSTVDERDIAAVAALALTHPQHSGQTYLLTGEQSLSQPEKVAALGEALDRTLSFVEAAPDEIRRGMLAAGLPDEVPDRLLGSLADYAREAGPTTDTVRRLLGRPARTYATWAQDHRAVFTAGGPR; encoded by the coding sequence ATGATTCTGATCACCGGGGCCACCGGCCTCGTCGGCCGCGAAACCGTCCGCCTCCTGGTTGAGGCCGGAGCGAAGGTCGCCGCTGTCACCCGCGACCCGCACGCCGAATTCCCTGCGGGTACACAGCTCGTCCACCCCGCGAAGGTTCCCACCGTCGACGGCGTGGAGGCCATTCTGCTCAGCCCGCGTGCCGCCGGATCCGCCGCTGCCGAGCTGTTGGCCCGTGCCCGCGAGACGGGCGCGGCAAGGGTGGTCGTACTGTCCTCCGTGACCGTGCGGTACCCGGCTGGGCACGCACGCTTCCGGCAGCAGTTCCACGCGGTCGAGGACATCGCCAAGGGGAGCGGCCTGGACTGGACGATCCTGCGCTGCGCCGATTTCGCCGCCAACACCCTGGCCTGGACCGGGCAGATCCAGGCGACCGGAACCGTGCGGGGGGCATACCAGCACGCGAGGACCTCGACCGTCGACGAGCGTGACATCGCCGCGGTGGCCGCCCTCGCCCTGACCCACCCGCAGCACAGCGGTCAGACGTACCTGCTCACCGGAGAGCAGTCGCTGAGTCAGCCGGAGAAGGTCGCCGCGCTCGGCGAGGCGCTCGACCGGACACTGTCGTTCGTCGAGGCCGCACCGGACGAGATCCGCCGCGGCATGCTCGCCGCCGGCCTGCCCGACGAGGTACCCGACCGGCTGCTCGGCTCGCTGGCCGACTACGCCCGCGAAGCCGGGCCCACCACCGACACCGTGCGGCGGCTGCTGGGCCGCCCGGCACGCACGTACGCCACCTGGGCGCAGGACCACCGTGCCGTCTTCACCGCAGGAGGACCCCGATGA
- a CDS encoding NAD(P)-dependent oxidoreductase, protein MKLTIVAATGGIGRHLVEQAVAGGHDVTAVARRPRELPDGVRTVAVDLTRPDMRTLAEAVRGADAVLSALGPRNPRADAGITSHGTRAIVAAMHAEHVRRIIIVSAAPVGPVPVPGRPTPPRHDPGDGFFMRYLGVPLTRAMFGRHYADLAVTEQTLRDSGLEWTVSRPPKLTDKPLTGRYRTAWNRNIRGGFSVSRADVAHHMLAMVNQPDTIEQVVGIAN, encoded by the coding sequence ATGAAACTCACGATCGTGGCCGCCACCGGCGGTATCGGACGGCACCTGGTCGAGCAGGCAGTAGCCGGCGGGCATGACGTCACCGCCGTGGCCCGCCGCCCACGTGAGCTGCCGGACGGCGTCCGGACGGTCGCCGTCGACCTCACCCGACCCGACATGCGGACGCTCGCCGAAGCGGTACGCGGCGCCGACGCCGTACTGTCCGCGCTCGGCCCGCGAAACCCGCGCGCGGACGCGGGCATCACCTCGCACGGCACCCGCGCGATAGTCGCGGCGATGCATGCCGAGCACGTCCGGCGGATCATCATCGTCAGCGCCGCACCCGTCGGACCGGTGCCGGTGCCTGGCCGGCCGACGCCACCCAGGCACGATCCCGGCGACGGCTTCTTCATGCGCTACCTGGGAGTCCCGTTGACCCGGGCAATGTTCGGCCGGCATTACGCCGACCTCGCCGTCACCGAGCAGACCCTGCGCGACAGCGGACTGGAATGGACGGTGTCGCGCCCGCCCAAGCTCACCGACAAGCCCCTGACCGGCAGGTACCGGACCGCGTGGAACCGCAATATCCGGGGCGGGTTCTCCGTGTCACGCGCCGACGTCGCCCACCACATGCTCGCCATGGTGAACCAGCCGGACACCATCGAGCAGGTCGTCGGAATCGCGAACTGA
- a CDS encoding anthrone oxygenase family protein has product MTKYARFVSLVCAGLFAGFLTSVLVLELSLRSFDSTVYTQVRLVELDSLDRLAVATLLPALIATAVLAYQTYRTKTRWLTVAALALLVLVLGLTLIVNLPINSDQLRWNAQAPPSNWTDVRDRWQIAHAVRTTAAVLAFAVLALAAPLPGTRRSSSPNTSARRDRLRA; this is encoded by the coding sequence ATGACGAAGTACGCCCGTTTCGTCAGCCTCGTATGCGCGGGGCTGTTCGCCGGATTCCTCACTTCGGTCCTTGTCCTGGAACTCTCGCTGCGCAGCTTCGACAGCACCGTCTACACCCAGGTCCGGCTGGTCGAACTCGACTCCCTCGACAGACTCGCCGTCGCCACACTCCTGCCGGCGCTGATCGCCACAGCGGTACTGGCCTACCAGACCTACCGAACGAAAACCCGATGGTTGACCGTGGCCGCACTCGCCCTCCTGGTCCTCGTCCTCGGTCTCACGCTCATCGTCAACCTGCCCATCAACTCCGACCAGCTCCGCTGGAACGCCCAGGCCCCGCCCTCCAACTGGACCGACGTACGGGACCGCTGGCAGATCGCCCACGCTGTCCGGACGACGGCCGCGGTCCTCGCCTTCGCGGTCCTCGCCCTTGCAGCGCCGTTGCCTGGTACACGTCGTTCAAGCTCGCCGAACACCTCGGCGCGGAGGGATCGGCTGCGCGCATGA
- a CDS encoding helix-turn-helix transcriptional regulator translates to MLGRSVELARFDALLDRAADGARATARGEEFPDSGRSRLVDITGEAGIGKSRLLSEVCARARRRGMTVLRGRATEYERQVPFQVFTDALAHLDPHALDGFQETDAVAPLLQRSGAVDRFGLHRSTAVLLARLAAPSGLLLALDDLHWADPASLELLDHLVRHPVHAPVVLAVTRRDRQSPESLAARLTRELDTGTVVRLGLRPLSAINCAELAGPGLPPAETAALYAASEGNPFYFLTLLQAHRGGTTPESSAPPGLGTLLLDELTALAPSRRGIVDAVAVLGEHATPAMVSRVTGRSGTAFTADVHALTRRDLLRSAPQGLLTLRHPVVRTLVHESTPFLRRVEMHRLAAQELARAGASAAERAHHVEQSLTAWDPAAVAVLDEAAARTARTAPASCAHWLDVALRHLPHTPEHTARRRELVLRRARALAACGGLRESRDLLQELIATPRRSPGGPAVREKQDRLRVRAVVLCAVVERHLGRCTEAVALLRRELARGPAPADVVRLGLELGSAAPQDSDTSYAQVRTEVEVALAAARSTGDEVGEAGVLAVAALGEAYEGNMTAAHGFARQAAALVDSLPDNDLTALCEPLARLGWAEAFLEHYPDAERHTERGLDIARRSGQLYVVPHLLLCLSHVRVQTCRVSSALELADQAEDIARGIGSDQLLAFVLASKAAALVAACPPGDPRPLAVAEEAVAAAGTGVDWWASTAWCIFGWAALMAGDPVRARDAMLQAGGPELQRLQPSMRPLYLEVLVTSALVTGRSEEARGWAERARKEAEQLGLPMQRASALRSIAHLPLAQGDTAAAADLFAEAAAESARCGAVFWEAHSLLLGAPLEAAAGHGRGGTRAWLRGRRLAEAGGSGLLVGLADATRPPGGGSEAPYDSPDRAELTQRLATLTARELEIAELVAQGLTSQAIADRLYVSRRTVETHVSRAFRKTGVSSRTALATLMARRRTGSRFGDAHPEQD, encoded by the coding sequence TTGCTGGGCCGCTCCGTCGAACTGGCCCGGTTCGACGCGCTGCTCGACCGTGCGGCAGACGGCGCGCGCGCCACAGCACGGGGCGAGGAGTTCCCTGACAGCGGCCGTTCCCGGCTCGTCGACATCACCGGTGAGGCCGGCATCGGCAAGAGTCGGCTGCTCAGCGAGGTCTGCGCGCGGGCGCGCAGACGCGGAATGACGGTACTGCGCGGCAGAGCCACGGAGTACGAGCGGCAGGTGCCGTTCCAGGTGTTCACCGACGCGCTCGCCCACCTCGACCCGCACGCCCTGGACGGCTTCCAGGAGACCGACGCGGTGGCGCCCCTTCTCCAGCGGAGCGGCGCGGTCGACCGTTTCGGACTGCACCGGTCCACGGCCGTCCTGCTCGCCCGGCTCGCCGCCCCATCCGGGCTGCTGCTGGCCCTCGACGACCTGCACTGGGCGGACCCGGCGTCACTGGAGTTGCTGGACCATCTCGTACGCCATCCCGTCCACGCCCCCGTCGTCCTGGCCGTGACACGCCGTGACCGCCAGAGTCCCGAGTCCCTTGCCGCCAGGCTCACCCGAGAACTCGACACCGGCACGGTCGTCCGACTCGGTCTGAGACCGCTGAGCGCAATCAACTGCGCCGAACTGGCCGGCCCCGGCCTGCCGCCCGCCGAGACCGCCGCGCTGTACGCCGCGAGCGAGGGCAACCCGTTCTACTTCCTGACCCTCCTTCAGGCCCACCGCGGGGGTACGACACCCGAGTCCTCGGCGCCGCCCGGACTCGGCACCCTGCTGCTGGACGAACTGACCGCGCTCGCCCCCTCCCGGCGCGGCATCGTCGACGCCGTGGCGGTACTGGGCGAGCACGCCACCCCGGCGATGGTGAGCCGGGTGACCGGCCGCTCCGGCACCGCGTTCACCGCCGACGTCCACGCTCTCACCCGACGCGACCTGTTGCGCTCCGCCCCGCAGGGCCTGCTGACCCTGCGGCATCCGGTCGTGCGAACCCTCGTCCACGAAAGCACACCCTTCTTGAGGCGCGTCGAGATGCACCGGCTCGCCGCGCAGGAACTGGCCCGCGCGGGTGCCTCCGCCGCCGAGCGGGCCCACCATGTGGAACAGTCGCTGACCGCCTGGGACCCGGCAGCGGTGGCCGTGCTCGACGAGGCCGCCGCACGAACCGCCCGAACGGCCCCGGCGAGCTGCGCCCACTGGCTCGATGTGGCACTCCGCCACCTTCCGCACACTCCCGAACACACTGCCCGGCGGCGTGAGTTGGTCCTGAGGCGGGCCCGCGCCCTGGCCGCGTGCGGTGGCCTGCGCGAGAGCCGCGACCTGCTCCAAGAGCTGATCGCCACCCCGCGGCGGTCACCCGGTGGCCCGGCCGTCCGCGAGAAACAGGACCGCCTCAGAGTGCGCGCGGTCGTCCTGTGCGCAGTTGTGGAGCGTCATCTGGGGCGCTGCACCGAGGCAGTCGCCCTGTTGCGCCGCGAGCTGGCTCGCGGGCCCGCCCCGGCCGACGTCGTCCGGCTCGGCCTGGAGCTGGGCTCGGCCGCGCCCCAGGACAGCGACACCTCGTACGCCCAGGTGCGCACCGAGGTCGAGGTGGCGCTCGCGGCGGCCCGGTCCACGGGGGACGAGGTCGGGGAGGCGGGCGTCCTCGCCGTCGCCGCCTTGGGAGAGGCGTACGAGGGCAACATGACCGCCGCGCACGGATTCGCCCGGCAGGCCGCCGCCCTGGTCGACTCCCTGCCCGACAACGACCTCACCGCGCTGTGCGAACCACTGGCCCGGCTCGGCTGGGCGGAGGCTTTCCTGGAGCACTACCCGGACGCGGAGCGGCACACGGAGCGCGGCCTCGACATCGCCCGCCGCAGCGGCCAGCTCTATGTCGTGCCCCATCTGCTGCTGTGCCTGTCCCATGTCCGGGTCCAGACCTGCCGGGTCTCCTCGGCGCTGGAACTCGCCGACCAGGCCGAGGACATCGCCCGCGGGATCGGCAGCGACCAGTTGCTCGCGTTCGTACTGGCGAGCAAGGCCGCGGCACTCGTCGCCGCCTGCCCGCCGGGCGATCCGCGCCCTCTCGCCGTCGCCGAGGAGGCGGTGGCCGCGGCCGGTACCGGGGTCGACTGGTGGGCCTCCACGGCCTGGTGCATCTTCGGTTGGGCCGCGCTCATGGCTGGCGATCCGGTCCGGGCCCGGGACGCGATGCTCCAGGCGGGCGGCCCCGAACTGCAGCGGCTCCAGCCCTCGATGCGGCCGCTCTACCTGGAGGTCCTGGTCACGTCCGCCCTGGTGACGGGCAGGTCCGAGGAGGCCCGCGGCTGGGCCGAGCGGGCGCGTAAGGAGGCGGAACAACTGGGGCTGCCGATGCAGCGGGCGTCCGCGCTGCGCAGCATCGCCCATCTGCCGCTGGCGCAGGGGGACACGGCAGCGGCGGCGGACCTGTTCGCGGAGGCCGCGGCGGAGAGCGCCCGCTGCGGCGCGGTCTTCTGGGAGGCCCACTCCCTGCTGCTCGGCGCCCCGCTGGAAGCGGCGGCGGGCCATGGCCGGGGCGGCACGCGCGCCTGGCTCAGGGGGCGCCGGCTCGCCGAGGCGGGCGGCAGCGGACTGCTGGTCGGCCTCGCCGACGCCACCCGTCCGCCAGGTGGCGGCTCCGAGGCTCCGTACGATTCCCCGGACCGCGCCGAACTCACCCAGCGGCTGGCCACCCTGACCGCCCGGGAGCTGGAGATAGCCGAACTGGTGGCGCAGGGGCTCACCAGCCAGGCCATCGCGGACCGGCTCTACGTCAGCCGGCGTACCGTCGAGACCCATGTCTCCCGTGCCTTCCGCAAGACCGGGGTCTCCTCACGTACCGCCCTGGCCACACTGATGGCCCGCCGCCGCACCGGGAGCCGTTTCGGGGACGCCCACCCGGAGCAGGACTGA